The genomic segment CCAACTCCCAAATGCAATCCGAAGTCGCCGAGCGCAAGCAGGCCGAAGATGCGCTCAAGGGCTCCGAGGGGCTGTATCATTCACTCGTTGACAATTTGCCGATTTATGTGACGCGGACCGATCTGCAGGGACGGATCACTTTCGTGAACAACAATTATTGCGAATTGGTCGAGATGACTCCTGAGGAGTTATTGGGACGGACCAACCGCGACCTGCATCCCGATGAATATGCTGAAAAATATCGGCACGATGAACTCCGTGTGATCGAAACCGGCGAAGTCTTTATCGATGTCGAAGAGAACCGGCGGGGCGATGAAGTCCGTTATTACGAAGTCCGCAAATCTCCCGTACGCGACAAGAGCGGCAACGTGGTGCAGGTGCAGGCGGTGTTCTGGGATGTGACGGAGCGACATGAATCCGAAGTCCGCCGCAAACAGGCTGAAGAGGCGATGCGGGAAGCCAAGGAAGCTGCCGAGTCGGCCAACCGTGCCAAAAGCGAATTCCTGGCCAATATGAGCCACGAGATCCGTACACCGATGAATGCGATCATCGGTATGACGGAATTGGTGTTGGATGGACAGCTCAATGTCGCACATCGGGAATCGTTACAAATTGTCCGCGAATCGTCCGAGTCATTGCTGTCGATCATCAATGACATCCTCGATTTTTCCAAGATCGAAGCACAAAAGCTGGAACTCATTGACGCTGAGTTTGACCTGCACGAAAGTCTCGGGGATGCGATGAAGTCGATCGCCATGCGAGCTCACGGCAAAAACATTGAGTTGGCGTTCCATATCGATCGCGATGTGCCCAATTTTCTACTGGGGGACGTCGGACGATTGCGACAAATCGCGGTGAACCTAGTCGGCAATGCCATTAAATTTACGACTGAGGGGGAAGTCGTATTAAACGTCAGTTGTGATTCGCGGGACGACAAAGATGTCGTACTGCATTTCCAAGTCAAAGATACCGGCATTGGTATTGCCGCGGACAAGCAAAACCACATTTTCGACGCGTTCGAGCAGGCCGATTCCTCCTCAACCCGACAATTCGGTGGTACCGGCTTGGGATTAGCGATATCGTCGCGGCTCGTCGGTTTGATGGACGGGCGTATTTGGGTGGAAAGCGAGTTGGATCATGGGAGCACGTTTCATTTCACCTCTCGGTTTGAGGAAGTGACGGAACCGGCAAAACGAACCGTTGCGTTGCCCCCCGAAGCACTCGAAGGCCTGCGCGTGTTAATCGTCGACGACAATGCAACCAATCGCCTCATCCTCGAAGAATTGGTGAGTCATTGGGGCATGCAACCGCTTGTCGCTTCGGCCGGAGAAGAAGCCCTACAAATGTTGCGTCGTTCCGATGACGACGGCGCCCCCATATCTTTGATCCTGACTGACATCCATATGCCGCACATGGATGGGTACGAATTTGTGCGGCGGGCGAAACAGTTGCCTCCATTTCGAGACGTGACGGTGATTGCTTTGACCTCCGGCGACCGCGCTTCGGATGAGTTTCCGACCCAGGAAATCGGAATCGCCATACAGTTGAGCAAACCGGTCAAACGACAAGAGTTGATGCAGGCGATCCTTGTGGAATTGGCACTCGTTCCTCAAGAGACGACCGCCGGTTCGGCAACCTCCATTTCGGAAATGGCCAATATTCGCCCATTGCGAATTCTGTTGGCCGAGGACAGTTATGCCAACCAAAAACTGGCGATCGGACTTTTGAAAAAGTGGAAGCACACCATCACCATTGCCAACAACGGTCGAGAGGCGCTGGACGCCTTTCAGCGTGATCCGTTTGACCTAGTGCTGATGGACGTGCAGATGCCTGTGATGGATGGATTTGAAGCAACGGGGGCTATTCGCGAAATCGAGAAAAATAAGAAAGCGTCCCATCAGCCCCAAACTCGGACACCCATCGTGGCGATGACGGCGCATGCGATGAAAGGGGACCGCGAAAAATGTCTCGCCGTCGGCATGGACGGCTATGTTGCCAAACCAATCCGCATTCCATTGTTGTACGAAGCGATCGCTGAGTTTTTTGAGGAACCAACCGATAGTGCTGCAGCGACAACCAACGACGGAGCGAACGGCGATTCGCAAGACAGCATCTCCGGTTGCATTGATTGGGCGGTCGCACTGGACGCGGTCCAAGGCGATCACGACTTGTTGCGCGAAGTTGCTTCGGCATCGGTGGAGGAATGCAAAGCTTTGATGACCAAACTTGAGCAAGCAGTGCAGTTACAAGATGCGACGGCTACGGGCCGCGCAGCGCATACTGTGAAAGGGTTGCTAAGGATGTTCCCGTCGAAACCGGCCGCGCAGATCGTTCAAGAGATTGAAGACAACGCGCATCAAGGCGAATGGAATGGCCTGGAATCATCCTGTGAATCACTCAAAGAGCAATTGATAAAACTCGGGGCTGAAATCAGCGAGTTCGTCAAAAACGGCACGCTCCCAGGCCAGTAGCATTTGAGATACGCAGCCAAACATGCACTTCAGAGAGTTCGAATTGGCCCGGCAAACAACGCATTTGTCTCAAAAGTCGATCAGCGCCGACCCGATCTTGCGTTGACTTTGCAATATCGATACTCTGCGACCCCTCTCATCCCCCGACCAGCTAGGGACGGCTGCGTTTGGGCGTGAGTCCCGACTGGCAATTTGCCATCGGAGGTCCCCTGTTTTGCAAGGATGCTAAGCGATGCGGCACCGTTTTGCCTATTCATTGCTGCTACTCTCATTGTTCGCCGCAACAGAAGGCTGCCGGTCCGCCGGTTCCCCTTTAACGGCGAACCCCTTCGGCGCTGAAGAGAAGGTAGCCGAATCTTCCCCCTCCGAAAGTCGGTTCATGTCGGCGTTTCGTAAATCGCGTCAGGGCGCGACGACCGCCAAGACGGAACAGCACGATCCCAATTTAACAACCACGGAACCCACGTCCGAATCGATGGCCGCTGGTCCAACTTCGGGATTTGATACAGAGACCGAGGCACTAATCGAACGGAAACTTGCATCGGCCACGCCAGAGCAAAAAGCCCGCATGCGCCGCGACTTGCAGGGTGTTCCTCCCCATTTGATCCCGCAAATCCTCAACGCTTTCCACTTAGGCCAACAACTCGAACAAGAAACAGCATACGGCCTTAACGATCAAAAGCCATCGTCCGATCGATTGCGTTCCCTCGATGCAAATCAACAATATAGCGCAAACGTTCCTCCGCAGAGCCGTTTCGCGCCGCAACAACCGGCCGTTGATGCGGGCCATTCGCAGTATGGGTCGACCCAACCTCCGCGAGGATTTCCCGGTGACCCGCATGGCATTGTGCAAGCCGGTCATGCCGAACAGGGCCGGGGCAATCAGGTTGTGAACCATCAGGCGGACTGGAATGGCGGCCAAACCTCGGCCCCCGGCCAATCTGCGATGCGGATCGGCGATTATCAACCGCCCGGCCAATATGGCGGCATCACACAAGCAGGAAATACGACTCCGCCGCGTTCATCAGATCCAGCCGACAATTTGCCGACCTACTACCAACCAGGACAACCGCAACCGGGACAAATGCCGGTCGGCTCGCTGAAACCGGGTGAGTTTGACAACACTCGTAATTCGCCCAACGGCCAATACGCCGCACAACCGGGACAGGTTCAACAAACCAATGTCACCATGGCCAACACCGCGCCGCTGACGCTGCAATCCCCCGAGGACCAGGCACGTGCCGTGATGACATGGCGGACACACTTGGGGCAATCGATTGGCATGGCGGAACAAGAAGTCGCGCAGTTGCGTCCCGGCATGAACAATGATTCGCCGGCGAGTCGCGATTTTGTTGAGAACAACGTCTATCTGCGAATGCTGTACTTAATGTCGGATCAACCCGCGCAACAAGCCCGGGCTTGGGAGCCGATTCCCGGCATCGATCCGGCACAGCAAGAGTTCTGGCAATACACGTTGTACGGCATGTCGAACTATTTCGATCGCAACCCACAACTTGTCGGGCCGGAACGGTATAGCGAAGCAGTCAAATCCTTCACGCGTGCGACCAACAAACTGAGCAGCTTGGCGAATTTAGAAATCGGTGACATCGCGTTGTGTAGCAGCGTGACGAACTTTGGAAACTACAAGCGAATCGAGCCGGAGGAATTCAGTCCGGGACAGCAAGTGGTGTTGTATGCCGAGATCCGTAACTTCTCCACACGCTTAACAGACGAGAACCTGTACCTGACAACGTTGGCGCCGACGATTGAGTTTTTGATTCCCGGCAATGGTCCCATGAGTGGCCGCGCCGTACAAAACGCGATCGAAATGCAGCCGACGGAGGATCTGTGTAAATATCCCCGCCGCGACTTTTTCATCGCATCGCTCTTTTCAATTCCTCGTGATTTGGCGCAAGGTCGTTACGTCCTCAAGCTGACCGTAACCGATAAACTTGGCCAAAAATTCGCCGAGTCGACGTTGAACTTCAAGGTGAAATAGCGCGGCTGTCCCCGCGTCTCACCAATCAGTGCTCAGCGCGGGCTGTCTGCGACAAATTCTAGGTATAAACGCCTACAATTCAGGAAGCCTTGCCAACAATTCCAGCCGTCCCACAAAATATTAATTCTGGGACCGCCGAAATGTCGCGCCGTAACAGCCTTCCAGACAGTTAGTTACGAATTCTTCTCGAAGCGACACTATTGGTTGGCACACCATATGCTCTATCTGATCTCAGAACCGTTGACGCCCCGCTGCTGACGACCGTGAGTACGAACCGGCATAGACTGGCAGCGAATTTTGGTCACGGAAGATCTTTGCAATCTGCAAGCACAGCGTGAAAGGAACGCGCACACATGAGCACGATGAGCATGATTTCCAGTAACTACAGATCGACTGTCCCGCACGGTTTTGCAAACCCTCCCGTGACGAGTATACCCCCAACAATTTCACGTGATCGAAATTCGTATGTACGAAACTCAGACACGGAACAGGTCTGGCACCGCGGACGCGTCCCGGCTGGTTTTTGGGACGTCGCGGAAAATCGAAAATCCTACATGCAATGGTTAGGACGCAAACTCGGCTTTCACGTCCCGCATGATTGGTATGCATTGACCAAACGTAATTTTGATGAAAACCACGGCGCTGGCCTCTTGGCCTTGAAATACAACGCCTCACCATTGGCTGCGTTGCAAGAGTTTCTACCACACGTCCATTGGAAAGAATGGTTGTTCAAAAGCGCTCCGCAGGGATTTTGGAAAAGCCCTGGGAATCGCCGCCGCTATATGCGGTGGTTAGCGCGGGAGTTGGACATCCGCCAAACTGAAGACTGGTATCGAGTGAGCAAATGCGATTTTCATTCGCATAACGGCGGCGGGTTTTTGTCGAACGTACATCACGATTCCCCCATCGCCGCTGTGCGTGAATTTGAATCGGCATACCCTTGGAAGGAATGGCTGTTTCTCAGTGTCCCCAAAAACTTTTGGCGACGCCCCGACAATCGCTTTGCCTTCATGAACTGGCTGGGCGAAAAACTGCAACTGACATCGCAACAGGCTTGGAAAACCGTTTCCAAACAAGACTTCTACGTAAATGGCGGAGGAGGGCTGTTGGCTAACTATTACGGAGATTCCCCCGCTAATGCGGTTCAGGAATACCTCGAAGCCCAAGAGCAAAAGCCGTCTAGTTTACGTCCGACGGTTGCCGCTTAAGGCCGCCGAAAGGCTCGGCGACAATCAATTTGTATGTGACCCCACCTGTCGTTATTGCTACTATTTATTTGCCGCCCCCCACCTTAGCGGGCCAACGTTTTTGCAATGCTTGGATGATTCGACATGGATCACTTCGGCCCCTATGCCGGGTATTCAGTGAGAGCATACCAATATTGCTTAGGTGACACTGTCGGCACTTTAACTATGGCTTAATGACAACGTTTGCGACTGCTGCGTGTGCAATTCCGTATCCCATTGCGCACGTCTTGCCAGAAGCGCACTAACTGGTGGTGCGCTTCTGGCACTGTCGTATCCTCACTCTAAATAAATGCGCGGTCGCTGCGCGTTTACTCCGGGAACGTCACGAAAACCCTCCCAGGCGACCACGAATCGCCCCACGGCTTCCAGTAGGGACTGGACGAGCAGGCGTTCATTGCCCGACACGCAGACCCTGGCTGGAACGCGCCGCACATTCTCGCGATTTCCGCGCGGAACTCTAAGTGTCCGATGTCGCGAATTTGGATACGATTCTACCGTCACCGTGAATCATGTTGGATTATCGACGGATTTCACGGCGCGTGTTGTCCGGGAGGCATGTCTCCATTAAAATCGTGACATGAATGACAATCCCCTTGATCTGATCCGCTACCACGGTCACGCCCAATTACAAGACGCAACGCTGTTGCTCGCTTTTTCGGGGTGGATGGATGGCGGCGACGTTTCCACTGGAACGGTCCGACGACTGGTGACGGTCCTCAACGCCACGCCGCTGGCAGAAATTGATCCGGATCCGTTTTACATTCAAAACGTACCCGGACCGATGGAGATCGCCGCACTATTCCGGCCGCATATTGAATACGAAGATGGTTTAATCAAGCAGATCCAAATGCCTGAGAACCAGTTTTCCGTCGATGCCACCTCGAACTTGGTGCTATTCGTCGGGAAGGAACCGCACATGCGCTGGCGAACGTTTCGTGATTGCCTGTTCGCCGTCTGTGCGGAGTTGGGCATCAAAAAAATTCTGTTCGTTGGCTCCTTCGGCGGCGGAGTGCCGCATACCCGCGAACCGCGACTGCATGTCTCGTGCTCGCATGCCGACATGCTGCCGGCGATGGAGAAATATGGCGTGCATCGCACAACGTACTCCGGTCCGGGTTCGTTTGTGAGTTATCTGTTGTCACAAGCCGATGCCGCTGACTTGCGCATGACCTCGCTGGTCGCCGAAATCCCCGGCTACTTAACCGGTGCCAATCCCGCGAGCATTCTCGCGGTGACGCGGCGTCTGGCGACAATCCTGGGGATCTCGCCCAACCTCGATGAGCTGCGCGGCGCCAGCACCGAGTGGGAAATGCAAGTCTCGACCGCGGTCGAACAAGATGGCGAACTCGCCGAAAACGTCCGCCAACTCGAAGAAGAATACGACAATCAACTCCTATTGCAGGACGAAGAAACGTAACGCTGGCAGCACCAAAACCGAACCACGGCCGTTGCGAACACGAAGAGGAACACTACGATGCGATTGATGCTCGGTGGACTGCTGTTGTTGATGTGTAGCAGCGTGGCTTATGCCGAGGAGCGTCCCAATTTCATCGTCTTCATCGCCGACGACATGGCTTGGGATGATTGCGGCGCCTACGGGCATCCACACATCCGCACGCCGAACATCGATAATTTGGCACGCGACGGTCTGCGCTTCGACAACGCGTTTTTAACCTGCAGCTCCTGCAGCCCCAGCCGATGCAGCATCCTCACCGGTCGCTATCCGCACAACACCGGAGCGTCGGAATTGCATCAACCGTTGCCCGCCGATCAAATCACCGTCGCCCGCCGCTTAAAAGAAGCGGGGTATTACACAGCTTCCGCCGGCAAATGGCATCTGGGTCCGTCGGAGAAAAAGAACTTTGACCGCATCCACAATGGGCGAGAAAAGGTCTGGATGCAAGCGATTGAGCAGCGGCCCCTGGATCAACCTTTTTTCCTCTGGATGGCTTTTTTCGATCCGCACCGTCCCTACCAAGAAGGGACCATCGACGAGCCACACAAACCGAGTGACACGGTCGTCCCACCCTACCTGCCTGATGTCCCGGAGACCCGTCGCGACCTGGCGATGTACTATGACGAAATTACCCGCATGGACGGCGTGATCGGCGACGTGTTGGAGGAACTGGATAAACAGGGAGCGGCCGACAATACGGTAGTTGTCTTTCTCAGCGACAATGGACGCCCCTTTCCCCGCGGCAAAACCACGGTCTACGACAGCGGCATCAAGACTCCCTGGATCGTGCGTTGGCCAAAGCAGATTACCGCCGGCGGTTCGACAGATGCCTTGATCAGTTCGATCGACCTCTCTTCGACATTGTTGGAATTGGCTGGGCTGGATGGGGGGCCGACGTTTCAAGGGAAAAGTTTTTCAGCAGTACTGTCCGATCCCAATGCGGAAATTCAAGATGCGGTGTTCGCTGAACACAATTGGCACGATTTCAACGCCCACAGCCGCGCGATCCGCACAGCGCAATATAAATTCATCGATAATTCATACACCGACCTGCCGGGCACGCCGCCTGCCGATGCGGTTCGCGGTGAAACCTACCAAGCGATGTTGAAATTACGCGAGGAAGGAAAATTGACTGCTAACCAGCAACAATGCTTCACGCTGCCGCGCCCGGCTGAAGGACTGTACGACCTGCAAAACGACCCTTACGAGCTGCAAAATTTGGTCAGCGATCCGCGATTTGCCGCAGTCCGCGACCAACTCCGCGCAAAGCTGAGTCAGTGGAAGCAGCAGACCGACGACAGTGTTCCAAAAACACGTCGTCCGCCCAAGTTCGATCGCGAAAGCGGCGAGCGCCTGCAATAACCAGCGGCGGGGCTTTTCATTTTCTGCCGCGGCGCTAGAATGCGGTGCAGGGCAACAGGATAATTCGATCGGGGAAACGGAGTCATCATGGACCAGACTGATGGGAACGCAGCGGATTCCGGAAGTGCGCCCGTAGCCGGCGAACATTCCGTCGAAGCCGCTCAAACGGAAGTCGTCAATGTCCCCGGACGCCCGAAAGGATTTCGTTGGTGGCCGGCGGTTGCGATTTTGGGAATTGCTGCGGTCGTCGAATCGATTCTCTGGTGGTCGATGTCGGAAAACCGTCCCAACCAGTCGGTTTCGATGTGGCTGACGTCGATGACCGTTTCCTTTTTGTTGCTCATGTGGTGGATGTTCGCCAGTCGACTACGCTGGCGCACGCGATTTGCCGGATTGGGTGTGGTGATCTTATTGGGCATTGCAGCGCGGTACTCCGTTCGTGTCGAGGAATACTCCGGCGCGGTGTTTCCCATGTTGGCATTTCGCTGGACCCCCACCGCCGAAGAGATTGCCGCTGAATATCGAAAAACACATTCCGAAGTCGGCCAGGACGAGAAAAGCGTCCCTATCGAAGAATTGGTCCCGGCGGAAGGCGACGTGACCATCTTTCGCGGAGCGGACCGCACCGGCCACATCGTCGATGCCGGCATTCGCACGAATTGGGACGAACAACCTCCCCGTGAAATCTGGCGGCATCCCGTTGGCCTCGCTTGGTCCTCATTTATTGTCGTTGACGGACTGGCGTTCACGCAGGAGCAACGCGAAGAAGAGGAAACGGTCGTTTGCTACAGTGCCGAAACCGGGGATGAGATTTGGGCACACACCGACCCCGTGCGTTTTTCAGAAGTGCTGGGCAGCGACGGCCCGCGGGCCACGCCAACCTACTTTGATGGCAAGATCTATACTCAAGGCGCGACCGGCATTTTGAATTGCCTCGACGCACGGACCGGCGAGGTGATTTGGTCGACGAACATTCTCGAAGACGCCGGTGCAAAGGTCTTGTCCTGGGGCATGTCCGGTTCGCCATTGGTCTATGATGACGTAGTGGTGGTTAATGCCGGCGGCGATGACGCGGGCCTAATCGCCTATCACCGACTAACAGGGGACCGCGTTTGGTCGGCCGGAAATGGGCCAGCTTCCTACAGTTCGCCGCGATTGGCCGACATTCAAGGAGAGCGTCAGCTTCTGATTTTTGCCGGCAACGGTTTGTCAGGACATGATCCGGCGACGGGTGAGGAATTGTGGAATTTCCCTTGGACAACGGGACCTAAGGTCAATGCGGTTCTGCCGTATCCTTTGGATGAGTCGCAAATATTGATTTCGACCGGCTATGGATTGGGAGCGGCGCTGCTGGAGGTAAAACACGAAGGCCACCAGTGGTCAGCAGAGCAGGTTTGGAAATCGATTCGCCTCAAAGCCAAATTCAACGAGTTCGTGGTCAAAGATGACTACGTTTACGGTTTGGATGAGGGGATCCTGACCTGTTTGGATCTCAATACAGGCAAACGCGTCTGGAAAGCGGGACGCTACGGATACGGACAAATCCTGCTCGTCGATGATCTCCTGCTCATCATCACTGAATCGGGTGAAGTCTTGCTCGTCAAAGCAGAGCCGAAAAAGAGCCAACCACTGGCCCGCTTCCAAGCAATCGAAGGCAAGACCTGGAATCATGCGACCTTGGTCCGTGGCCGGTTATACGTCCGAAATGCCCGCGAAGCCGCTTGTTACGACATCTCAAAATAACGTGTCCCGTCGGACAGTGATTTCACGGGGGATGCGTTATTCTATCGCGCAAAAGCTCCCAGTCGCTCCCCTCTCAAATGAGAATTCTAAGCGTCTACGGTCTGTAGATTGCCCTCGCCTCATCTGGTGAAAGCGGTTATCCTCCCGCCCGAGTTACACCTCCTCATCTCATTCCGATTCACAGAGACAACCGCTCCGCGCAACGTGCGCCGGCAGGCGGTATGTGCCAATAGCCTCTGACACAAGGAAACCCATCCCATGGCGTCCGTCGCAGACCCGCTCCCCCGGATCGGACCGATACATGTCATCGGGAAGATCACGTTGGTGATCCTGGAAAACGTGGGAGATGTGACGATCTTCTTTACGAAGATCCTCTATTGGATGACAACGCGGCTGCCACGGAAACGCGTCTTGCTGCCGAGCTTGTATCAAACCGGCGTACTGAGTTTGCCAGTGGTGATCGTGACCGGCGTCTTCATCGGCATGGTACTGGCCATACAGACCTACGACCAGTTTCGCCTGATGCACATGGAAACCAAGCTCGGCGCAATTATCAATATTTCACTGGTCAAAGAACTCGGTCCGGTCTTGGCGGCCACGATGCTCGCCGGACGTGTAGGCAGCGCCCTTGCTGCTGAGTTGGGCACGATGCGGGTGACCGAACAAATCGACGCGCTTTCAGCCATGGGCGCTAACCCGGTGAACTACTTGGTTGTGCCGCGGTTTTTGGCCTGCTTTACCTTGATCCCGCTGCTGACCATTGTGGCCGATGCAACCGGCATTTTAGGCGGCTGGTTTTTGAGCAGCTATGTGTTGGATATCAACAGCCACCATTATTGGCATCATGCGATCAGTTATGTCGGGCCGTACGACTTGTTTTGCGGCATGTTTAAGAGCACATTTTTCGGGGCGGCGATCGCTGTGGTTGCCTGTCATCGAGGTTTTAATTGTACCGCCGGTGCCGAAGGGGTCGGCCGTGCGGCGACGGAGGCGTTTGTCTTTTCCTTCGTCTTGATCTTAGTCCTGGACTTTGCACTCGGTGCGTTTTTGCAGGCACTTTATTACACGCTTTGGCCCTCCTATGGCGGCGGTGTGGTACTGGAATTCGATCTGATCAATTCGTGGACTCAATTCGTTTCATAAGCAGCCCATGACTCGCGAAAGTCCTATTTTAGAACTGCGCAGCGCATCGAAGCAATTCGGTGATCAGCCCGTGCTGCGCGATGTCAATCTGACGGTCAGTCGCGGCGAAACGTTGGTCGTGATTGGTGAAAGCGGTTGCGGCAAGAGCGTGACCATGAAACTGTTGATCGGTCTCTTGGATCCCACATCAGGCGAAGCGCTGTTTGAGGACCGTCCACTCAGTGAGCGATCGGAGCGCGAACTGTCTTATGAACGGCAACGCTTTGGTTACTTATTTCAAGGGGCGGCGCTGTTTGACAGTTTGAGCGTTTTTGAAAACATCGCCTTTCCGTTGCGGCAAAACACGGCGCTGACCGAAGAAAAAATCCGCACGATTGTCGAGGAACGGGTCCTGGAGGTTGGGCTTCCGACCTCGGTCTGCGAAAAGAAACCGGCCCATCTTTCCGGCGGGATGAAAAAACGTGTCGGCCTCGCACGGGCACTAGCATTGGTGCCCGAGATCATGATGTACGACGAACCGACGACCGGTTTGGATCCGATCATGAGCGACGTGATCAACAACCTCATACTGCAGACCCGCGTACGCCGACCCGTGACG from the Symmachiella macrocystis genome contains:
- a CDS encoding PQQ-binding-like beta-propeller repeat protein, with the protein product MDQTDGNAADSGSAPVAGEHSVEAAQTEVVNVPGRPKGFRWWPAVAILGIAAVVESILWWSMSENRPNQSVSMWLTSMTVSFLLLMWWMFASRLRWRTRFAGLGVVILLGIAARYSVRVEEYSGAVFPMLAFRWTPTAEEIAAEYRKTHSEVGQDEKSVPIEELVPAEGDVTIFRGADRTGHIVDAGIRTNWDEQPPREIWRHPVGLAWSSFIVVDGLAFTQEQREEEETVVCYSAETGDEIWAHTDPVRFSEVLGSDGPRATPTYFDGKIYTQGATGILNCLDARTGEVIWSTNILEDAGAKVLSWGMSGSPLVYDDVVVVNAGGDDAGLIAYHRLTGDRVWSAGNGPASYSSPRLADIQGERQLLIFAGNGLSGHDPATGEELWNFPWTTGPKVNAVLPYPLDESQILISTGYGLGAALLEVKHEGHQWSAEQVWKSIRLKAKFNEFVVKDDYVYGLDEGILTCLDLNTGKRVWKAGRYGYGQILLVDDLLLIITESGEVLLVKAEPKKSQPLARFQAIEGKTWNHATLVRGRLYVRNAREAACYDISK
- a CDS encoding PAC2 family protein → MNDNPLDLIRYHGHAQLQDATLLLAFSGWMDGGDVSTGTVRRLVTVLNATPLAEIDPDPFYIQNVPGPMEIAALFRPHIEYEDGLIKQIQMPENQFSVDATSNLVLFVGKEPHMRWRTFRDCLFAVCAELGIKKILFVGSFGGGVPHTREPRLHVSCSHADMLPAMEKYGVHRTTYSGPGSFVSYLLSQADAADLRMTSLVAEIPGYLTGANPASILAVTRRLATILGISPNLDELRGASTEWEMQVSTAVEQDGELAENVRQLEEEYDNQLLLQDEET
- a CDS encoding ABC transporter ATP-binding protein — encoded protein: MTRESPILELRSASKQFGDQPVLRDVNLTVSRGETLVVIGESGCGKSVTMKLLIGLLDPTSGEALFEDRPLSERSERELSYERQRFGYLFQGAALFDSLSVFENIAFPLRQNTALTEEKIRTIVEERVLEVGLPTSVCEKKPAHLSGGMKKRVGLARALALVPEIMMYDEPTTGLDPIMSDVINNLILQTRVRRPVTSIVVTHDMNTVRKVADRVVMFYPLPRLGADESQIIFEGTAEEAFASSDSRVAQFVHGEAGERMRELSVA
- a CDS encoding hybrid sensor histidine kinase/response regulator, whose translation is MDNDTQSSHVHGEDLPERAALLAKLLASTNDLVWCTDLAGDQLLYLNGAAERIYGRPLADFVANSRLWLELVHPEDRERVNNNLRVLPKQRQIEQEYRIVRPDGSIRWLRDCVTVIDDDAGVPSRIGGIATDVTRQKRAEEDLSQSNSQMQSEVAERKQAEDALKGSEGLYHSLVDNLPIYVTRTDLQGRITFVNNNYCELVEMTPEELLGRTNRDLHPDEYAEKYRHDELRVIETGEVFIDVEENRRGDEVRYYEVRKSPVRDKSGNVVQVQAVFWDVTERHESEVRRKQAEEAMREAKEAAESANRAKSEFLANMSHEIRTPMNAIIGMTELVLDGQLNVAHRESLQIVRESSESLLSIINDILDFSKIEAQKLELIDAEFDLHESLGDAMKSIAMRAHGKNIELAFHIDRDVPNFLLGDVGRLRQIAVNLVGNAIKFTTEGEVVLNVSCDSRDDKDVVLHFQVKDTGIGIAADKQNHIFDAFEQADSSSTRQFGGTGLGLAISSRLVGLMDGRIWVESELDHGSTFHFTSRFEEVTEPAKRTVALPPEALEGLRVLIVDDNATNRLILEELVSHWGMQPLVASAGEEALQMLRRSDDDGAPISLILTDIHMPHMDGYEFVRRAKQLPPFRDVTVIALTSGDRASDEFPTQEIGIAIQLSKPVKRQELMQAILVELALVPQETTAGSATSISEMANIRPLRILLAEDSYANQKLAIGLLKKWKHTITIANNGREALDAFQRDPFDLVLMDVQMPVMDGFEATGAIREIEKNKKASHQPQTRTPIVAMTAHAMKGDREKCLAVGMDGYVAKPIRIPLLYEAIAEFFEEPTDSAAATTNDGANGDSQDSISGCIDWAVALDAVQGDHDLLREVASASVEECKALMTKLEQAVQLQDATATGRAAHTVKGLLRMFPSKPAAQIVQEIEDNAHQGEWNGLESSCESLKEQLIKLGAEISEFVKNGTLPGQ
- a CDS encoding MlaE family ABC transporter permease — encoded protein: MASVADPLPRIGPIHVIGKITLVILENVGDVTIFFTKILYWMTTRLPRKRVLLPSLYQTGVLSLPVVIVTGVFIGMVLAIQTYDQFRLMHMETKLGAIINISLVKELGPVLAATMLAGRVGSALAAELGTMRVTEQIDALSAMGANPVNYLVVPRFLACFTLIPLLTIVADATGILGGWFLSSYVLDINSHHYWHHAISYVGPYDLFCGMFKSTFFGAAIAVVACHRGFNCTAGAEGVGRAATEAFVFSFVLILVLDFALGAFLQALYYTLWPSYGGGVVLEFDLINSWTQFVS
- a CDS encoding sulfatase family protein, whose product is MRLMLGGLLLLMCSSVAYAEERPNFIVFIADDMAWDDCGAYGHPHIRTPNIDNLARDGLRFDNAFLTCSSCSPSRCSILTGRYPHNTGASELHQPLPADQITVARRLKEAGYYTASAGKWHLGPSEKKNFDRIHNGREKVWMQAIEQRPLDQPFFLWMAFFDPHRPYQEGTIDEPHKPSDTVVPPYLPDVPETRRDLAMYYDEITRMDGVIGDVLEELDKQGAADNTVVVFLSDNGRPFPRGKTTVYDSGIKTPWIVRWPKQITAGGSTDALISSIDLSSTLLELAGLDGGPTFQGKSFSAVLSDPNAEIQDAVFAEHNWHDFNAHSRAIRTAQYKFIDNSYTDLPGTPPADAVRGETYQAMLKLREEGKLTANQQQCFTLPRPAEGLYDLQNDPYELQNLVSDPRFAAVRDQLRAKLSQWKQQTDDSVPKTRRPPKFDRESGERLQ